The following are from one region of the uncultured Fibrobacter sp. genome:
- a CDS encoding FISUMP domain-containing protein yields MKSFEKLLMASACAAIFVACGDDSGSNGKSDAGDEILQAETFDDLPNCSKNRDGDIMEVLDERVAYICDDGRWEYDHDILDSVKTEDKLPNCTKKREGDKAYVIKDETVVHCSDGKWQETDLEEENSKTKSSSSKKNSEGKSSGKFSDDDSSDSGNGKSSANSSSSNGGEKSKESSSDSKESGNTEKSSDSRDAVESTGTERDSRDDQVYKTVKIGNQWWFAENLNYDDGYGVCPMKEESNCKKYGRLYTFQRASENASDAVSVCPSGWHVPDSLDWVELIAYVSKNNGGEPVGVSLKAKKGWFVEGDTVLIEAGDPFARDSTRVAAAPGTDRFGFKALPAGSCWERGGCYIGDDTRFAASSFTEFGGGYKLAFDKDDFLFDEDASYGFISVRCLKNPVLKVDPIKSVAVFGSRLWMAEDLTKNGSEVFSTREAYIACPQGWRLPSKDEFDELMASKNLDKIFKTGESVFFTSDRYSYIIDFRECLPSGTCTGSHGWGKIQSKGLVRCVREQEVDEVEESSVTKASCSASEFNESDSSVVWSVSGCGSDCEYIWDFGKDSAGVKISGKTAKKKFSNVGSATPTVKIRVKNGFVVDGEKYDASRYVTCPSAFASMGSLVFPPNSMERIPLIGGVSYKAVLETTCNEYGRYAYLSCEMQYDGMGDKELLIEGENFEEKYKGEFVINEDVGRKVCDGKVFTLKPSADMECYISYN; encoded by the coding sequence ATGAAATCTTTCGAAAAATTATTGATGGCATCGGCCTGTGCTGCGATTTTTGTGGCGTGTGGAGACGATTCCGGTAGCAACGGTAAGTCCGATGCAGGTGATGAAATCTTGCAGGCTGAAACTTTCGATGACTTGCCCAATTGCAGCAAGAACCGTGATGGCGATATCATGGAAGTTTTGGATGAACGTGTCGCCTACATTTGCGATGACGGTCGCTGGGAATACGATCATGATATCCTTGATTCCGTAAAGACCGAAGACAAACTCCCGAATTGTACGAAAAAACGCGAAGGGGATAAGGCTTACGTCATCAAGGATGAAACTGTTGTTCACTGCTCTGATGGAAAGTGGCAAGAGACGGACTTGGAAGAGGAAAATTCCAAAACGAAGTCTTCCAGCTCCAAGAAAAATTCCGAAGGCAAGTCAAGCGGAAAATTCAGTGATGACGATAGCTCCGATAGTGGAAACGGAAAGTCATCTGCAAATAGCTCTAGCAGCAATGGCGGCGAAAAGTCCAAGGAAAGTTCTTCGGACAGTAAGGAAAGTGGAAACACTGAAAAAAGTTCCGATAGCAGGGACGCCGTCGAGTCGACAGGTACCGAACGCGATTCTCGCGATGACCAGGTTTATAAGACCGTGAAGATCGGAAACCAGTGGTGGTTTGCTGAAAACTTGAACTATGACGACGGCTATGGTGTGTGTCCGATGAAGGAAGAATCGAACTGCAAAAAGTATGGACGTTTGTATACATTCCAGAGGGCTAGTGAAAACGCCTCTGATGCTGTTTCGGTATGTCCGAGTGGATGGCATGTTCCGGATTCTTTAGATTGGGTCGAATTGATTGCGTATGTGTCTAAAAATAATGGGGGTGAACCTGTCGGAGTAAGCCTGAAGGCCAAGAAGGGCTGGTTCGTGGAAGGCGATACGGTGCTTATCGAAGCGGGGGATCCGTTTGCTCGGGATTCAACGCGAGTTGCTGCTGCTCCGGGTACGGACCGGTTCGGTTTTAAGGCCCTGCCCGCGGGAAGCTGTTGGGAAAGGGGCGGATGCTATATAGGGGATGACACCCGCTTTGCCGCATCGTCCTTTACTGAATTTGGCGGAGGCTATAAGCTCGCTTTTGACAAGGATGATTTTTTGTTTGATGAGGATGCCTCTTATGGATTTATTTCGGTACGTTGTCTGAAAAATCCTGTGCTGAAGGTTGATCCGATAAAGTCTGTTGCTGTGTTCGGTTCTCGATTGTGGATGGCAGAAGATTTGACGAAAAATGGTTCCGAAGTATTTTCTACCCGTGAGGCGTATATTGCGTGTCCCCAAGGCTGGAGATTACCGAGCAAGGATGAATTTGACGAACTGATGGCAAGTAAGAATTTAGATAAGATATTTAAGACGGGGGAATCTGTGTTTTTTACGAGTGATAGATATTCCTACATCATCGATTTTCGCGAATGTTTGCCCTCGGGGACTTGCACCGGTTCTCATGGGTGGGGAAAGATTCAATCTAAAGGGCTGGTCCGCTGTGTTAGGGAACAGGAAGTTGATGAAGTTGAAGAAAGTTCTGTTACGAAAGCTTCTTGCAGTGCTTCAGAATTCAATGAGTCAGATAGTTCCGTGGTTTGGTCGGTTTCTGGGTGTGGCTCGGATTGTGAATATATTTGGGATTTCGGAAAGGACTCTGCTGGGGTTAAGATTTCGGGCAAGACTGCGAAAAAGAAATTTTCTAATGTGGGTAGCGCCACTCCAACAGTAAAGATACGTGTCAAGAACGGTTTTGTTGTTGACGGGGAAAAGTATGATGCTTCCCGCTATGTGACTTGTCCCTCGGCTTTTGCTTCGATGGGGTCTTTGGTTTTCCCCCCGAATTCTATGGAGAGGATTCCCTTGATTGGAGGTGTGAGTTATAAGGCCGTTTTGGAAACAACTTGTAACGAATATGGCCGCTATGCGTATTTAAGTTGCGAAATGCAATATGATGGCATGGGGGATAAGGAGCTTCTGATTGAAGGTGAGAATTTTGAAGAAAAGTATAAGGGAGAATTTGTTATAAATGAAGATGTTGGTCGTAAAGTCTGTGATGGGAAGGTGTTCACCTTGAAACCTTCTGCTGATATGGAATGTTACATCAGCTACAATTAA
- the argC gene encoding N-acetyl-gamma-glutamyl-phosphate reductase — protein MFKVFVDGEAGTTGLQIYERLAKRNDIEVLRISPELRKDINERKRLINESDVTFLCLPDAAAIESAALCENPNTRVIDASTAHRVNPDWTYGMPELSAAQREAIAKSKRIANPGCHASGFILGVHPLVAAGILPKNANLAAYSITGYSGGGKKLIAEYEEAAALAHAAGESKAIMAPAPYALALAHKHLPEMKKYCELENTPFFNPVLGPYYKGMAVTVAIFANELTKKVGPEGLTEILAKHYEGSRFVKVMPYEAAPVLFNGRLDATVENDTNNARIQVFGNETVMQVTTIIDNLGKGASGAAIQNMNIALGLDESISLV, from the coding sequence ATGTTCAAAGTTTTCGTAGATGGTGAAGCAGGTACCACTGGCCTGCAGATTTATGAGAGACTCGCAAAGCGTAACGACATCGAAGTGTTGCGCATTTCTCCCGAACTCCGCAAAGACATTAACGAACGCAAGCGACTCATCAACGAGTCCGATGTGACGTTCCTATGCCTGCCCGATGCTGCGGCTATCGAAAGTGCAGCCCTCTGCGAAAATCCGAACACGCGCGTGATTGACGCATCGACCGCCCACCGCGTCAACCCCGACTGGACCTACGGGATGCCGGAACTCTCGGCTGCACAACGCGAAGCCATTGCCAAAAGCAAGCGCATCGCGAACCCCGGCTGCCATGCCTCGGGCTTCATTCTCGGTGTACACCCGCTGGTTGCCGCAGGCATTTTGCCGAAAAACGCAAACCTTGCCGCCTACAGCATCACCGGTTATTCCGGCGGCGGCAAGAAGCTGATTGCCGAATACGAAGAAGCTGCGGCACTTGCACACGCTGCAGGCGAATCGAAGGCTATCATGGCACCCGCCCCGTACGCTTTAGCGCTTGCTCACAAGCACCTCCCCGAAATGAAGAAGTACTGCGAACTTGAAAATACGCCGTTCTTCAACCCGGTGCTTGGCCCTTATTACAAGGGCATGGCGGTCACTGTCGCCATCTTTGCAAATGAACTCACCAAGAAGGTCGGTCCCGAAGGCCTCACCGAAATCTTGGCGAAACATTACGAAGGATCTCGCTTTGTGAAGGTGATGCCGTACGAAGCAGCCCCCGTGCTGTTCAACGGCCGCCTTGACGCCACCGTCGAGAACGATACGAACAACGCCCGCATTCAGGTGTTCGGCAACGAAACCGTGATGCAGGTGACGACGATTATCGACAACCTCGGCAAGGGCGCAAGCGGTGCTGCCATTCAGAACATGAATATTGCCCTCGGCCTGGACGAAAGCATCAGCCTGGTATAA
- a CDS encoding FISUMP domain-containing protein, which produces MKTRQINLIVAGALAVFGLCACDDETTAASESPAMSVLESGKKLGDCTKNNVGEMVYVSDFSAVFYCADGKWQMLNGKDGADGKDGADGKNGADGKNGTDGKNGTDGKNGTDGKDGENGADGQGGSSGRDTVVVNQKDTVVVRDTVVVVNRDTVVIKETSGSGSSESSGSGTSLTGKTNWVYLNPAISYGEIADERDGQVYKTVKIGDQVWMAENLNFEYKVVDESTGKEKSIGNYCNKDGCLKFGRYYSWAAAMDSAGVYSESGKGCGYGLTCTPVYPVRGICPEGWHLPDSTEWEALYKAVGSSPYAMQAIEFEKWLYATNAYGFSALPAGNCDFRSSCSSSFENVGSYANFWSSSDLGGSTFAYYWNMGATYASIERYYDFRGAKYDGFAVRCLKDSE; this is translated from the coding sequence ATGAAGACAAGACAAATTAACCTGATTGTAGCGGGGGCGTTGGCTGTTTTTGGCCTGTGCGCTTGCGATGACGAAACGACTGCTGCGTCCGAATCTCCTGCAATGTCCGTGCTTGAGTCGGGCAAAAAATTGGGCGATTGCACCAAGAACAATGTGGGCGAAATGGTTTATGTGTCTGATTTCTCAGCTGTGTTCTACTGTGCTGATGGTAAGTGGCAGATGCTGAACGGCAAGGACGGTGCCGATGGAAAAGATGGGGCCGATGGTAAAAATGGTGCTGATGGAAAGAACGGAACCGATGGCAAGAATGGTACCGATGGTAAAAACGGAACGGATGGCAAGGATGGTGAAAATGGAGCCGATGGGCAGGGAGGCTCGTCTGGCCGCGATACCGTTGTTGTGAACCAAAAGGATACAGTTGTCGTTCGCGATACGGTCGTGGTGGTTAACCGTGATACCGTGGTGATTAAGGAAACGAGTGGTTCAGGAAGCTCTGAAAGCTCGGGTAGCGGAACATCGCTGACGGGAAAAACGAATTGGGTGTATTTGAACCCTGCAATTAGTTATGGCGAAATAGCCGATGAACGCGATGGCCAAGTGTACAAGACCGTGAAGATTGGTGACCAGGTGTGGATGGCTGAAAACTTGAATTTTGAATACAAAGTTGTTGACGAAAGTACAGGTAAAGAAAAATCAATCGGCAATTATTGCAATAAAGACGGTTGCTTGAAGTTTGGTCGTTATTATTCATGGGCTGCGGCTATGGACAGCGCCGGAGTTTATTCAGAAAGCGGAAAGGGCTGTGGTTATGGTCTGACTTGCACACCAGTTTATCCTGTTCGTGGCATTTGCCCCGAAGGCTGGCATCTGCCGGATTCGACGGAATGGGAAGCCTTGTATAAGGCGGTGGGCAGTTCCCCCTATGCCATGCAGGCGATTGAATTTGAAAAATGGCTGTATGCGACTAATGCCTACGGGTTCTCCGCGCTCCCTGCTGGCAACTGCGACTTTCGTTCTAGTTGTTCTTCCTCCTTCGAGAATGTCGGTTCTTATGCCAACTTCTGGAGTTCCTCTGATCTCGGTGGTAGCACGTTCGCCTACTACTGGAACATGGGAGCGACCTATGCAAGCATCGAGCGCTACTACGACTTCCGCGGCGCCAAGTACGACGGCTTCGCAGTTCGTTGCCTTAAGGACTCCGAATAA
- the obgE gene encoding GTPase ObgE — MFLDEKSIEVRSGKGGDGICSFHREKFVPLGGPDGGDGGRGGHVILQVNEQFSTLLDMGNARLYKAQSGQPGGAKRCTGRSAEDLIVDVPRGTIVKDAEGRILADLTEPGQKWIAARGGKGGMGNQHFATPANQAPRKCTPGEKGEKRELFLELKLMADVGLVGFPNAGKSSLVNKISSGRPKVGDYPFTTLEPVLGIVQMNGHSFVVADIPGLLEGASEGKGLGHQFLKHIERTHTLLFVIDGFAENAYEQFTVLKEELKAFHPKLAKKPYVIALNKSDLGIDEAISQFKAHKEKVIVTSAMNGDGCKELMQALDEAVPHAQKKKVGWESKKVETSFNSKTSGKNGTKTAAKKSASTKTGAAKKATASKSAGTKSGWSKKKA, encoded by the coding sequence ATGTTCCTAGACGAAAAATCAATTGAAGTTCGCTCCGGTAAGGGCGGCGATGGCATTTGCAGTTTCCACCGCGAAAAGTTCGTTCCCCTCGGCGGTCCTGATGGCGGTGACGGCGGTCGCGGCGGTCATGTGATTCTGCAGGTGAACGAACAGTTCTCTACCCTGCTCGACATGGGTAACGCTCGCCTGTACAAGGCTCAAAGCGGACAGCCCGGTGGCGCCAAGCGTTGTACCGGTCGTAGCGCCGAAGACCTGATTGTGGACGTTCCGCGCGGCACCATCGTGAAGGATGCCGAAGGTCGCATTCTCGCAGACCTTACCGAACCCGGCCAAAAGTGGATTGCGGCTCGCGGCGGCAAGGGCGGCATGGGCAACCAGCATTTTGCAACGCCTGCCAACCAGGCTCCGCGCAAGTGCACCCCCGGCGAAAAAGGCGAAAAGCGCGAACTTTTCTTGGAACTCAAGCTTATGGCAGACGTAGGCCTCGTCGGTTTCCCGAACGCAGGCAAGTCTAGCCTCGTGAACAAGATTTCGAGTGGCCGCCCGAAAGTCGGCGACTATCCGTTTACCACCCTCGAACCGGTACTCGGCATTGTGCAGATGAACGGCCACAGCTTCGTGGTCGCAGACATCCCTGGTTTGCTCGAAGGCGCTAGCGAAGGCAAGGGCCTCGGCCACCAGTTTTTAAAGCACATCGAACGTACGCACACGCTGTTGTTCGTGATCGACGGTTTTGCAGAAAACGCCTACGAGCAGTTTACCGTTCTTAAGGAAGAACTCAAGGCATTCCACCCGAAGCTCGCAAAGAAGCCTTACGTAATCGCCCTCAACAAGAGCGACCTCGGCATCGACGAAGCGATCAGCCAGTTCAAGGCGCACAAGGAAAAGGTCATCGTGACCTCGGCCATGAACGGCGACGGTTGCAAGGAACTGATGCAAGCACTGGACGAAGCCGTTCCGCACGCCCAGAAGAAAAAAGTCGGCTGGGAAAGCAAGAAGGTCGAAACCAGCTTCAACAGCAAGACAAGCGGCAAGAACGGCACCAAAACAGCAGCCAAGAAGAGCGCCTCCACCAAGACGGGAGCTGCCAAGAAGGCTACCGCTTCAAAAAGCGCCGGCACAAAATCCGGCTGGAGCAAGAAGAAGGCTTAA
- a CDS encoding methyltransferase, protein MLTQNLPDFWDNLYADGKDYWNLKKVTPALTEFFKHPSCPATGSVLVPGAGFGYDAEAWALRGHDVLAVDFAPTAVDELDHLSRKHKNLRSLDLDLFSLSPKDDKRGGQLFDIVYDYCAFTAIHPGRRDEFFEVCYKMMKDDGLLILFLYPLMNGKTLQGPPHATSEGELMARLGGVFDVVERIKPVNSLPNREGKEEIWLLKKCL, encoded by the coding sequence ATGTTAACGCAGAACCTCCCGGATTTCTGGGACAACCTCTATGCCGACGGCAAGGACTACTGGAATCTCAAGAAGGTGACGCCCGCCTTGACGGAATTTTTCAAGCACCCCTCTTGCCCCGCAACAGGCTCCGTCTTGGTTCCTGGCGCAGGATTTGGCTATGACGCCGAAGCCTGGGCACTCCGTGGCCATGACGTGCTGGCAGTCGATTTCGCCCCCACCGCTGTCGATGAACTCGACCACCTGAGCCGCAAGCACAAGAATCTGCGTTCTTTGGACCTAGACCTGTTCTCGCTCTCGCCGAAAGACGACAAGCGCGGCGGTCAGCTTTTCGACATCGTCTATGACTACTGCGCCTTCACGGCGATCCATCCGGGCCGCCGCGACGAATTCTTCGAAGTCTGCTACAAGATGATGAAGGATGACGGCCTCCTGATCCTCTTCCTCTATCCGCTCATGAACGGAAAGACCTTGCAGGGTCCGCCGCACGCCACTAGCGAAGGCGAACTCATGGCCCGCCTCGGCGGCGTTTTCGACGTTGTCGAACGCATCAAGCCCGTAAACAGCCTCCCGAACCGCGAAGGCAAGGAAGAAATTTGGCTTCTCAAGAAGTGCCTGTAA
- the smpB gene encoding SsrA-binding protein SmpB produces the protein MAKKEQSTPVIVNRKANHLYFVDETFEVGIMLIGSEVKSIRDGKCTLGEAWIDIDESKNEIWLVGAHIDEYLFANRFNHFPARRRKLLAHVHEIAKMRKAKEQKGCTLIPLKLYFKNRHAKLEMGICRGKDQRDKRQDIINRDAKLEMARAAKAHK, from the coding sequence ATGGCGAAAAAGGAACAGAGCACTCCGGTCATCGTAAACCGCAAGGCGAACCACCTCTACTTCGTCGACGAGACATTCGAGGTGGGTATTATGCTCATCGGTTCGGAAGTCAAGTCCATCCGTGACGGCAAGTGCACCTTGGGCGAAGCGTGGATCGACATCGATGAATCCAAGAACGAAATCTGGCTCGTGGGTGCACACATCGACGAATACCTTTTCGCTAACCGTTTCAACCATTTCCCAGCAAGGCGCCGCAAGCTCCTGGCCCACGTGCACGAAATCGCCAAGATGCGCAAGGCCAAGGAGCAGAAGGGCTGTACGCTCATTCCCTTGAAGCTCTACTTCAAGAACCGCCACGCCAAGCTCGAAATGGGAATCTGCCGTGGTAAGGATCAGCGCGACAAGCGTCAAGACATCATCAACCGCGACGCAAAACTCGAAATGGCCCGTGCGGCAAAGGCGCACAAATAA
- the rlmN gene encoding 23S rRNA (adenine(2503)-C(2))-methyltransferase RlmN, which produces MEWPKNIKTLTEDELKAWLREQDEKPFRASQIQKWLFCQQVKSYDEMGNISPALREKLAAQFSLRALTEETRMVSVDGTVKWLFRTHDGHHIETVMIPANGRYSVCVSTQVGCAMNCAFCRTAKMGFTRNLEAGEILEEIINVNWYLKDSGLLNEEGKTAQVTNIIFMGMGEPLNNLENVHRVCCTLHNQSLFNMGSKRMTVSTSGVVPKIKELVDRNTPCCLAVSLNSTNNEYRSSVMPVNKTWPIEKLLEAVDEYIRRTDNYVTFEFVLIQDITCTPKAAKELIRICAPRRVKVNAIVLNDGDDPTLHAPTPEQVEDFLAMVRAAEIQITIRNPRGRDILAACGQLAYKKEGKVC; this is translated from the coding sequence ATGGAATGGCCGAAGAACATAAAAACGCTGACGGAGGACGAGCTCAAGGCTTGGCTCCGCGAGCAGGACGAAAAGCCGTTCCGTGCTAGCCAGATTCAAAAATGGCTTTTCTGCCAGCAAGTTAAAAGCTACGACGAAATGGGGAACATCTCCCCCGCCCTCCGCGAAAAACTGGCAGCCCAGTTCAGTCTCCGAGCTCTCACCGAAGAAACCCGCATGGTCTCGGTCGACGGAACCGTCAAGTGGCTTTTTAGAACCCACGACGGTCACCATATCGAAACGGTGATGATCCCTGCAAACGGTCGCTATTCCGTATGCGTTTCAACCCAGGTGGGCTGCGCCATGAACTGCGCCTTCTGCCGCACCGCGAAAATGGGCTTTACAAGAAACCTCGAAGCTGGCGAAATCCTCGAAGAAATCATCAACGTGAACTGGTACCTGAAGGATTCCGGCCTCCTGAACGAAGAAGGCAAAACCGCCCAGGTCACAAACATCATCTTCATGGGCATGGGAGAGCCGCTCAACAACCTCGAAAACGTTCACCGCGTCTGCTGCACGCTGCATAACCAGAGCCTATTCAACATGGGTTCCAAGCGCATGACGGTGAGTACGAGCGGCGTGGTTCCGAAAATCAAGGAACTCGTAGACAGGAACACCCCCTGCTGCCTCGCGGTAAGCCTCAATAGCACGAACAACGAATACCGTTCGTCCGTAATGCCGGTAAACAAGACCTGGCCCATCGAAAAACTTTTGGAAGCGGTTGACGAATACATTCGTAGAACCGATAATTATGTAACCTTTGAATTCGTCCTGATCCAGGACATCACCTGCACGCCCAAGGCCGCCAAGGAACTCATCCGCATTTGCGCCCCCCGCCGCGTGAAGGTGAACGCCATTGTGCTGAACGATGGTGACGACCCAACGCTCCACGCCCCTACGCCGGAGCAGGTCGAAGACTTTTTGGCGATGGTTAGAGCAGCCGAAATACAAATCACGATCCGCAACCCGCGTGGCCGCGACATTCTTGCCGCCTGCGGGCAACTTGCGTACAAAAAGGAAGGTAAAGTATGTTAA
- a CDS encoding YchJ family protein — translation MAKDLCPCGSGKEYCECCEPIIKQKALAASPEALMRSRYTAYVKQEIGWLKESLEATQRSDFDEPSVTAWSKESEWLGIEIKQTKTEEEKNIGWVEFVARFKQGNITRNHHELGEFHKVGGAWYFYDGRAVKQETVRHEGPVVGRNDPCPCGSGKKYKKCCGANK, via the coding sequence ATGGCAAAAGATTTATGCCCCTGCGGTTCCGGTAAGGAATACTGCGAATGTTGTGAACCGATTATCAAGCAGAAGGCCCTCGCGGCAAGCCCCGAAGCCCTGATGCGTTCCCGCTACACCGCCTACGTGAAGCAGGAAATCGGCTGGCTCAAGGAATCCCTCGAAGCCACCCAGCGTAGCGACTTCGACGAACCGAGCGTGACCGCCTGGAGCAAGGAATCCGAATGGCTCGGCATCGAAATCAAGCAGACCAAGACCGAAGAAGAAAAGAATATCGGCTGGGTCGAATTCGTCGCACGCTTCAAGCAGGGCAACATCACCCGTAACCACCACGAACTCGGCGAGTTCCACAAGGTGGGCGGCGCATGGTATTTCTACGACGGTCGTGCCGTGAAGCAGGAAACCGTCCGTCACGAAGGTCCGGTCGTTGGCCGTAACGATCCGTGCCCGTGCGGTTCTGGCAAGAAGTACAAGAAGTGCTGCGGCGCTAACAAGTAG